The Cryptomeria japonica chromosome 6, Sugi_1.0, whole genome shotgun sequence genomic interval ATAACAATCTTAACTAGTAATTATTtagttaaaaatttaaataattataaatcaaaaaatgatttattttagttaaaatttatAGTTTGGTGGacgtgtaaaataaatttgataaaaaaatttaaacatgttaaatattattttaacataCCTAAAAAATTGCCTAGAAAATTTAAACATGTTAAAGATTTAGTAGATTAAACTCTATTAAAAACATATCTTTGTTAATAATAACTTATCCATATTTCCACccaatttaaatgaaataaatatatttttttaatagaaacaaGTTTGATTATATAAGGGAATTGTAGCAATTCAAATAAGCATAGATTTAAACCAAAAATCATCTTTGGTTAACCAAATGCAAGAAGATCCAATTTGTCAAAGTCATACAAGGGTCAAAACCTAGTCCAAACAACTACCCAGATGCACCATAAGTTACTCTAATGATAATAACTTATGCATTGAATTTGGTACATCTTAAGGATTGCATAGCCATTTCATTTGGGGCAAACATACCTTTAGGAAATTTGAACATACCATAATTGATCATCCTTACAAATTTAGGGCAACGTCTACCCAGCCCCTACGATGCACCGACATcttatgcatacaatacatgttataCATACATTACATGTTACACATACATATAATTGCATGGCAACGTCTACCACATcctatgcatacaatacatgttacccatacattacatgttacatatatatataactgCATGCTGGCATGTCGGTGCATCGTAGAAGCTGGGTAGACATTGCCGGATTTTGCATAGCCATTTCATTTGGGGGCAAACATACCTTTAGAAAATACCATAATTGATCATCCTTAGTAATTTACTGTCAATTTCATTCAAAATGCACGTTTCTTTTACCTGGGTAGCGTCTTTATGAAGATAATTAAATTCCGCACTAACTAATATCCGGGCTGCTGGGGAATTAATTAAACAAGGAACGATAATTTATTTCCATGTAGCCGTTGCAGACCAGAGACAGATGGCAGAATTCAGTTACCAGACACAAAAATTAACGGAGCGTATTTAACTGAATTTATGAGGGAGGGCTTCGAATGTTTCAACGATAATTTCAAATTGTGAAACACTACCATAGTGCCGTGTGATTTCACACGTTTTTCCGATAGATTGGGAAACTTTAAAACAGTAAAACTAAACTGCATCAACAACTCAGCGAGCTGGCAATTGCATATAAAACGGCAACCTGGAGTGAGGAATCGGAATATTCCGGCTCTTAGAGCGTTTTAGGCGGCGGCGTTCCAGAAACATACGACTCTACAATTTCCCTGCGTGCTTTTTCAATAATGACTTCGCGCGCACGCATGTTAATCGTAAAATAATGATTGTCGTATTTGCATTTGTTTCGTGACGTTATTGGAGTTTGGGCCATTGTCAGGTGAGAACGACCCTTCCAACGCATACGTCCCGACTGTTGCTTCTTTTTGCCCTCCCATTTCAGACGAAGTACGATAAAATCAGATATGCGCCGAATTTTGTCCTGAAACACTGCCACGTCGGCGAGCTCTAATTAGCCACGTAATTAGGCATGCGGGGATAAGCTGTCTGTCTATTCGTACGTGCGTGGAGGTATGAAGTTTCGTAGCGTGGCAAATTTGGCAGAACAAAATTTTGATGTCGGAAAATGCTGTGAAAATTTTAGATACTAAAAATCTTGTAAATATAATACTTGAACTCTTTCGGTGACATTTCTTTTCCTGTAGCTTATATTTTGGTAACCAAGTTCGATTTGAGTTTAATTGGCTACGTCTTATATCAACGAATTTTGCAATAGCATGACTCTATTATCTGGATGTAGAGCGAAACGAATATTAATGCggaaaaataatataattcaaaatgagaGAGTAGCGCACAGATTTAATCCAAATAGCTCGGAGTGCATATCGACCGTCCAGTACAATGTTTTTGACAGGGAAAAGCGACTCTAAATTTTTTCCACAGTGATCTTTCTAATTTCTTTTTGTGTTAACAATGtttttttgcaaaatttctctcgTGCACTTTTCCGAGAATtgtgattattttattttaatatatttatttataaattatagtATAATAACATGTTTATTAaaaatttgaaactttcttatAATTAAATTGGTAAAATTGTGTACATGAATCATTTTTTAACACTTCTGATACATGAGACCACTTTATAAGAAATAATTAACTATTATATTTTAGTTGAAGGTTTGAATTCTTAatgatttatattatatattttaattaaaattttaattgttgaAAAATATTCATTCTAATTTTTGTGTCTAATAACTtttaattaaaacataattttgtcatattttaaaaaaaaaaactatatagatAAGATTGTGACATTATTATATAAAtctgaaaaattaaaaatttagtaggttaaattttaaattaaaaaacacaGATTTTTTTATAACTTATTCATATTTCCACccaatttaaatgaaataaatataattttttaatggaAATAAATTGTCCCAATTGGGTTAAGCATACATCTAAACCAAAAGATACCTTTGGTTAACCATGTGTTGTTGGATAATGACAATAATTGTTGGTTAATGGGAACAAAAGAAGACAATGGAAATTTCTAATTTAGTCTTACCTTTAGAATATTAGTTCATCCTTATGAGAAAGTTACTTGATTTCATTAATGCAATTAGTTCATCCTTATGAGAAAGTTACTTGATTTCATTAATGCAATTAAGGAGACCTTGTCGAAATGTTCCTAATTGCTTTAATGAAATTAAGAAGGTTATTTCCATGTTGGATGTTGATTCTAATTTAGAGATATTCTATATATCTTTGTTGTAATGAAGACAATGTTGTAATGAATTGTAGATTGCAAGAGCAATTGATATGGATTGCAGATTGCAAGAGCAATTGTTAAGATAATGTTGTGAATTACAAATTCAGATTGTATTCACAAATGCATACTCTAAAAGTGATAGCAGCACTTGATAGTGGTATCTAGTTATGGAGTTTGTAATTGTTTTCTCAGAAAAATAAGAATACTGATACCCTTGATACCCTTGCCTTGTGGACGTTTCCTTGATACTTTGTCaaggttttcccacataaatcaaCTTCTTATGTGTTGTTCTATTATTCCATTTAATTCTCTTATTATTGCTTTGCAACTAATTTGTGCTGCAATATTTAATTTTCTAGGTTTGGATGGCTTGTATGTCGCATACCATCACCCTCTCTAATTATACTAAATCAATTAACTTACAAATCTTCTTACAAAATAATTTGTTTTGAAgaaaatcaaatgaatgaaaattagaAACATATAAATAGTCAATATGAATGCAACATATATTATTTAACCATGCATAAGATGTATTTTGTTCATTCATATATTATTTAACCATGCATAAGATGGTATTTTGTTTTTTATAGGCTTTTCCTTTCAAAGGAGGTCGTAAGGACATAGTTTTGATAGTAAAATTTATCGCAATATTTTGAATATAatctaattcaaaaaaatatttagaatttaTTGGTCTGAAACCAGGGATGCTTAGTTTTCAGTTACTTAAAAACTATCAATTTATAACAAAAGAAACCAAACACTCAAAATGCACGTTTCTTTAACTGGGTGGCGTCTTTGTGAAGATAATTAAATTCTGCACTAACTAATTTCCGAGCTGCGGGGAATTAATTAAACAAAGAACGATAATTTCCATGTAACCGTTGCACACCAAAGATAGACGACAGAATTCAGTTAGCAGACACAAAAAATAACGGAGCGTGTTTTACATAATTTATGAGGGAGGGCTTCTAATGTTTGAAAGATAACTTCAAATTGTAAAACACTAACGCCTGGCTTTTGGCTAAACTGAAATTTAAAAATAGTGCCGTGTGATTTCACACGTTTATCCGAGAGAATGGGAAACTTGAAAACGGTAAAGCTAAACTGCATCAACTACTGCATATAAAACGGCAACCCCGAGTGAGGAATCGGAATATTCCGGCAAATCCACGGCTCTAACAGCGTTTCAGGCGGCGGCCGTGCAGAAACATAGGACTGTACACCCACTCACAATTTCCCTGCGCACGCATGTTAATCGTAAAATAATGATTGTTTGTATTTGCATTTTTGTTTTCACGTTATCGGAGTTTGGGCCGCAGGCCTACAAGCCAGCCAGGCAGCCAGCTCAGCAAGACCGTTGTCAGGTGAAAACGACACTTCGACTTAATACGTCCCGACTGCTACTTGTATTTGCGATCGCATGTCAGACAGGCTACGATAAAATCAGATATGCGCCGAATTTTCCCGTGGAAAACTGCCACGTGGGCGAGGCCTATAGAGCCACGTAATTAGGCATGCGGGGATTGCAGTTTTTTTTTGGTTGATTAAAGAAGCTGTCTGTCTATTCGTACCGTCGCATGGTTTTAGATTGTAAACTTTCTTAGAttgtaatgtttttttttatcTATCCATATTCTATCTTAGTtacattttattaaattttttaaaatatcatattaatattatttacttaGAGATCTTAATACACGGAGAAGTTATTTCCTCTAGACCATGTCTTTTATTTTTAGGATTGATCCAAATCTAGGAAGTTTTacattatatttttataaaatattatctattttgttctcttggtgcttgtttctaTAATGAAAGGATGAAATTTTTTTGAGCCATTCACTCCTCACAATTATCATACATGCAAGATGAAAATGAAATATTTGATCCATTTTACTTGTTTATGTCAGCTTTAGATAAATATCAAACTAGATTTGATAAAGAGGATAAGAGATTTTATGTCCGGTTTTGTATCCATTAACATAGTATTTTTGTAGGTTCATTTTCACACTTGCATCAAGGTTCTTAGACCTCTTTATTAGTGGCCACCTTTTCCTATTGCCTTTGCATTATCCCTATGTTTTTTTGTCACCTATTAATTTTTAACACAAATTATCTATGCAACAATGCTTAGATTGAAAGTCCATGCATAGTGATAGTATATTGCCATAATTCGATACTTAAAGGAAATTTCTAAGAATTTTTTCACTTGTCATCTTCTAAAGTTAGTCAAAATGGCTCAAAATTATTCCAAATGAttcatcaattattttcttttacctcatcttctcattttaaaatattttattttgaacaaTCTCTACTtgctctttctctctatctctcttataCTCTTAAGCCCATAGACAATTCTCTAGAGCTTATTATAGCTCACTATAAAAATATCACAACAATCTCTATAGGTCTCTTTCTCTCATTGGATTTTCAAGCTTCTCAAGTAATATTGTTCTTTTTTTATTAATTACAACTATCTATTGTCCCCTTTGACAAGcctattttaataaaattttcttttagcTTCATAGACCTTTATTTCCTAATTGctatagaatttttatttttaagaaaatgataCATTCTAAGTGATAAGACAATTTGAGAAGTACTGAGCATTTTAACTTGTGAATGATAGATATAATACATATGCATAATTATATGTGAAAATGTGATGGAACTATGTCATTCTTGTAATGAAGTCTTTCTTAGAACTAGCATAactattgcaacaaaatcccaataatttttttttagccAACTGCAAGAATATTATATGTTCACATATCCAAGGAAAAAAGAGTACAAATTGAGCATTCAAATAATGAGGTGACTATCCAATGACATTATAAGACTCCTATCTATAATAGACCTCTTTATCTCATGCAAGGATACTTCCAGCATAAGCATCCATTAATATTAGTTTTGTTACATTTTCATGATGTCTATTAAAGTTCTTAGTTATGACTAGGTATACAATTTCATTAGGACTCCGTTTAATGCTACATTTCTTAGATTCAGTAATCCTCTTTCTATATATCAAGAATGAGTGGTTGCTTAGGATTAGTTTGTTAAatcaatttaatttataaattaggtttttgttaCGAGTAATATATCATTTTCTATATATGTTTAATTTTATGAATGTATGAATGACTGTATGAGAAGATCATGATTGTAGTAACCTTATTTGAAAACTAATATGATAGTGCACCTACTCAATTTAGGGCTCACTTGAGGTAAAGTGCTACTCTATAGATTACTTAGTattttgtaatttgttttgatagtttactcaatgtttttctttttgattgtGGAAGATTTCTTCACATACATTTGGTATCATGTGATTATTTATCATAGTATACCAATTTTAAGCTTTCACAGAATATTCTTAATCCAATGTTGATCATATTTGTATACTCTTTAAAGATATAATATTTGTATTAATACACATTCATTTAACAAAAAAGTTATAATTTTGTCTTTTAATGGGTTGTATTTGTTTCCATATGAAGGAAGATTTCAAAGGTGGGAAGATCAAGAGCCATCTAGAATATCATAAATATCTCCTTAAAATGTCATAATATTTCCTTGACACATCATAAGTTTTTATATACTCTAGTTTGAAGCATGATTATTTTGTCAAATGCTATCGTAATAATTGTAGGttaaaagagaaaaatatttaAGAGAGAAGATGAGTATATTATGTGTTCTATCATTACTAATTAATGCAAGCTTGTGTTCTCTAGGGTGGTTAATTTTTTACCTAGATTGGTCTTTCATATTTGACATTGTTCTTTGTTTCATGGCTGATTGAGTTTAAAAGATTAATTCTTAATAATTTATATTAATTCACCTTAATTTTATGTCTAATGAATTTTAGGTAAAAcatattttttcttcatttttattttaaaataacttcATATGGATTAGATTCTTGTGACATTGTCTATTATGTAAATATGAAAATTAGACTTGGTAAATTAAAATATATCTTTTTTTATACCTTATGCATATTTCTACCTaatataaatgaaatattttttagtttatttcTATAGAAATAAGTTGGATTACATAGATGTTACATCTTTACATTTATATAGTATATTACAATAATTTGCATAAACATACATCAAAACGAGAAGTCATCTTTTGTTAACCATATATACAAAGAAATTGAGTTCGTCAAAGTCACCTAAAGATCAAACCTAATTCCAACATGCCTAGAGAATTTGAACCTTGGTGAATGACTTTTATATCACATGCCAATCATCCTCATTCATTATTGTGTTCAACTAATTAACTTACAACccatttacaaaaaaaatattttaaaaaataaaatctttctatttaataatagaaaaatatacaaataatCACCATAATATATGTTATTTACCCATttgtaaaatatatttttctttttgtaggCTTTTCCTTCCACCTTATCAATGCCTCTACTATCTACTCTTGTAGATGTAATTGTCAAAGGAAGTGGTAAGGGCATAATTGTGATGGTTAGTTAAATTTATCAGAATATGTTTTTTAtataaactataaaaaaaaaagatGGAATTATTGATCTGAAACCAGTGATGCTTAGTTTTGGGTTACTTAAAAAAGCAATTCAttataaaagaaaaaaacataCAAAATGCACGTTTCTTTACCTGGGTGGCGTCTTTGCGAAGACAATTTAATTGAACACTAACTAATATCCGAGCTGCGGGGAATTAATTAAAGAAGGAACGATAATTTACATTTAGCCGTTGCAGATCAAAGATAGATGAAAGAATTCAGTTACCAGACACAAAAAATCACGGAGCGTGTTTTACAGGAATTTATGAGGGACGGCTTCGAATGTTTGAGCTATAATTTCAAATTGTAAAACACTAACGCTTTCGctaaattgaaattgaaaaatagtGACGTGTGATTTTCACACGTTTATCCGAGAGAATGGGAAACTTGAAACGGTAAACCTAAACTGCATTAACAACTGAGCGAGCTGGCAACTGCATATAATACGGCAACCTGAAATGAGGAATCAGAATATTCCGGCTATTCCACGGCTCTAACAGCGTTTCGGACGGCGGCGGTGCACAAACATAGGACTGTGCACCCACTCACAATTTCCCTGCGTGCTTTTTCAATCATGACTGCGAGCGCACGCATGTTAATCGTAAAATAATGATTGTCTGTATTTGCATTTGTGTTTACACGTTATCACAGTTTGGGCCGCGGGCCTACAAGCCAGTAAGACAGCTCAGCAATACCGTTGTGAGGTGAGAACGACCCTTCGACTTCGTACGTTTTGCCTGCTGCTCGCGTGTCAGATGGGGAAAAAATTGTACGATAAAATCACAGCGGGAATATATGCGCTGTGTTTTTCCCCGAAATCCTGCCACGTCGGCGAGCACTATAGGGCCACGTAATTACAGTTATTGTTCAAATGAATGAAGGGTTAAAACTTAAAAAGACCATTTTAGGGAACAATAAAGGCCGGGGTGAGTTTTGAAGGAGGCGCATGGGATTACACGTCACTCTGTTAATATAACGGAATTTGCCGCCACCCGTTGCAAGTGTCAACCGTTTCTGCATTGCCGCCTTGCCGGCAAAATAGAGCCCAGGCCGTTATTTTATATTATACACTTTCTTCTTCATTCGATTccggagagagagagaaaagaactGTTTAAGGCAGTAAATATAGTATTGAGCTTGTGTAGTGGTTTTTCTTTTTGTGATTTTAAATGGAGTGTTGGATTCACGACCAGTGGCCCGTTAATGGTGAAAGCTCCTTTGCCGAGAGACAGGCTATGCTTAAGGCACAAGTGTTTGGAAGCTTAGCCTCCGGTCTTGAAAGTTGCGGGAATTTTGAGCAGCGATTTTGGCCATACGACCAGCTGCTTATAAAGCATGAGGAGCTTTATGGTGCTGGGAAGAGCAACGCACCGGTTTCGAGCTGGGGACCGGATGGAGCATTTAACTTTGCCGCCAGCAATTTCAATGAAGAGGAGTCGCAGCAGTGCGGATTTGAGCTCGAAAGTCTGCCGATTCAAATGCAAGGGTTTGGTAATTTTCAGTTCGTTCCCGTGCCAGATTTTCAAGATGAAGATTTCGGTTACGCGGAGCTCAATCTTCCAGTCTGGCAGACTCAACCGAATCTCTCAGAGGTATGCTGTGCTTCCGCCGAGCGGCCAAGGAACAGCTCCTTTTATACACTAGAAGACGTGATGAAAAAGCTCCCCCGGGTTGCTCCTCTGCTTATTCCTAGCCCGCCGATGAACCTCGGTATTCCTCCTTCCCCTCAGTTTTCTTCTGATGTGAGCCTGTCTTCATGCCTACCGTTTTCTGCTAGGGTTTCATGCCCGCCGGCCTCGTTACAGCCGAGCGAGTCGGAGACAGAGCATTTAAATCAGTTCACACAGTTACAGAGTTGCCGTAAGCCGCAGTATGCTTCCGTGGAGCCGCAGAGCGTCGCGGCTCGTCACAGGAGAAGCAAAATCCGTGAAAGGATTCGGTCTTTGGAGAAACTGATCCCGCAGGGTTCGAAACTCGACACGGCCAGAATGCTGGATGAGGCTATTAAGTACCTCAAATTCTTGCAAGCGCAAGTTCAGGTTTTGGAAGCCATGCCTCACGGCGATTCGAAGCCAGATCTCAAATCAAACCCTAACGGTGCCGATGATAAAGAGAATATTTGTCTGAAATCGAATTATGTTAGCGACGCCGCACGGAAGATTGCTCTAACAAACGCTTTGACGCTGCATAGATCAGGTTCTGCTTCCGCTTCACCAAAGAAGCTATCTGCTAACCAGATGCTTCACAGTTTACTGAGTTCGTCTAGAATTCAGAAGAAGCTCTTCAGCGCCGGAAAAATCATCGTTACGGTGCAGCAGAAGGAAACGCTTGCATCTGCGCGGCCTGATCTATCCGGTGATTTCTCCAATTTTCTCTTCGACTAATAAATGTTTAAGCTTCTTCTTTTTGTCCATAGCTACTCTGAAATTGATCAAGAGCTTCCTATTGTAATGTCGGCCCTGCAACTCACTCGTACGTGCGTGGAGGTATGAAGTTTCGTACCGTCGCCTATTCTCAGAATTTGGCAGAACAATCTTTTGATGTCGGAAAATTCTGTGAAAATTTTACTCGATCAAAAATCTTGTAAATATAATACATGGAACCGTTTCGGTGACAGTTCTTTTCCTGTAGCTTATATTTTGGTAACCAAGTTCAGTTTGAGTTTAATTGGCAACGTCTTATTTGAACAAATTTTGAAAAAGCAAACTGTATTATCTGGATCTAAAGCGAAACGAATATTAATGCgagaaaaaatatatttcaaaatgaGAGTAGCGCACAGATTTAATCCAAAGAGCTCGGAGTGTATATCCACCGTTCCGTACAATGTTTTTGACAGGAAACGTGCATAACTTTAAAGGACTCTAAATGTTTTCCACACAGTGATTTTTCTAATTAGTTTTCGTGTtaacaattttttaaaacaaaatttctCTTGTGCGCTTTACATGTTTTCAGGGTGGTTTTTTCTCAGTTCCAATCAGTGTTTAAAACATTTTGTACGCTTCTGTAAAGGAGAATAAAATTTCGTTAGTAGTTAAAGTTAGATTAATGAAGGAAACAGgcagttaattaaataaagtaagTTTGATTAATTAATGATTTTCAAAATTTAATGAAGTAGATTAATCGTAAGAGTTATTTTAAGAATATAAATGTACTAAATGAGTGTTTTAAATTCTAAAAGAGTAATATTTATAATTATGTGTCTTGATATATCTTCATTTCTTTGGGTTTTTTCATATCTAAAAATTAGTTATATTTAATGATACATTTTTGAGTATTTTTCTTGGAGTGTTAAATGGACATGGTGTCTTTAAGTTATCCCCACTCCTCAAAATGAGTAAGCAATAGAATACATCAATTGTATGGGGGTTATGCATATCTAGATTTCTTTTATTGCATTAATTGAAGTGTCTTCTTTCTTCACTAAATGCAAATAATGAACATTTTGATGATCAAGCAAAATGCAGCTAAACACTTTTAAATACATAACCATTTAGAAATAAATTACTTAAATATTTATAGGTTGATTGGATGGTAGGTTCTATGTGGGAAAGTAAGTATAGGAATTAAAAGTAAATTTGAGTTACAAATTTTTGTTTGTGAATCAAAAGTTATGACAAAAAAATAGTAGACAAAACCATTATGAGAGAAGGGTGAAAAAATTAATGAAATGTTTGTTGATTAGGGCATAATAAATTAAGAATATATGGGAATGAGATCCAAAAGGTATGTATAAAATATGTGAGAATGTGTTCCAATGAAAGAGCATTAAAATGGGAGAAAAAGCTTCACTTCTCTCAAAAGGTTATGACATTTGTTGATgtgtaaatatattaaaatatttttctaaaatgaaAAAATCTAAATAGTAAAtggtattaaatatatatatttcaccATTACAAATTTATATCAATAATCtagaataaattaaaaataaatacaaataataaaTATAGAATTAATTCATATGTAAGTAGGGAAGAATGATGAAGAATATATGTTGAAATTGTGTAAAATCCAATTATGAATTCTTTGATGTGTAGGAATGAACTATAAATTAAGTAATAATTTGGATATAAATGATTGCCAATATCTCTTCACATCCACCTTCCTTTGTCTATAATTATGAAGGATGTGTTTACAAACACCTTGAAGGAGATTTCTATATTGTTGTAATCATTTTTTCATAGACAACATGCATGACCATCAAAGTCTCTAGATTTACACTTAAAATTTAAAAGTATGGGACCAATCTTACCCCACTCAAAATTGACCTAGAACAAAAAAGTATAAATCTTGAGGTAATAAATGAATATATGCACATGGTTTTGAATGTAGGTTAATAGATGATTCCTAAAAGTGAATATATGAGAATATGCATAAATAGAGATTGGATAACATTTAGTACATTGAAATATTTATAAATGGATTGGGATAATAATCAAATAATGAGCCCAAAATACCATTAAATTGTGATATTAAATCAAAATGCCTCAAAACTAGATTGGAATAAGTAGGGATATAAAAATTTAACCATTATATTTAGCCCCCATTTTGAGGTGAATGtgaatttaatattaaaatatatttcaatgTATAAGGACATTCCAAACATTTCAAAAGGATATTTAATCCATGTAAATTAATTGACAATTATTGGATTATTATTTTGTTCCTCTTCTTAGAATGAGTAACCCATAAGGAATTATAAAATTAAAAGagataaatattttaaatagtTTGTCACACAAgtgaagaaataaaaaatacatagtaGTTTTAGTTGTTGAAAATTgagatataaataaataaagaaggATCAGAGATTATGTAGGTATGAGAAGTATTAGAGATTTTGTAGGTATGAAAAGTGATGTGAGAGTAATCTACTTGATGCAACAATAGTATATGACACATTTAGTA includes:
- the LOC131062958 gene encoding uncharacterized protein LOC131062958; this encodes MECWIHDQWPVNGESSFAERQAMLKAQVFGSLASGLESCGNFEQRFWPYDQLLIKHEELYGAGKSNAPVSSWGPDGAFNFAASNFNEEESQQCGFELESLPIQMQGFGNFQFVPVPDFQDEDFGYAELNLPVWQTQPNLSEVCCASAERPRNSSFYTLEDVMKKLPRVAPLLIPSPPMNLGIPPSPQFSSDVSLSSCLPFSARVSCPPASLQPSESETEHLNQFTQLQSCRKPQYASVEPQSVAARHRRSKIRERIRSLEKLIPQGSKLDTARMLDEAIKYLKFLQAQVQVLEAMPHGDSKPDLKSNPNGADDKENICLKSNYVSDAARKIALTNALTLHRSGSASASPKKLSANQMLHSLLSSSRIQKKLFSAGKIIVTVQQKETLASARPDLSGDFSNFLFD